One Cucumis sativus cultivar 9930 chromosome 1, Cucumber_9930_V3, whole genome shotgun sequence DNA segment encodes these proteins:
- the LOC101203359 gene encoding iron-sulfur cluster assembly protein 1, with protein MLRFSSKRLLGIASKDLPSPAVQIVPRFYHERVIDHYNNPRNVGSFDKNDPTVGTGLVGAPACGDVMKLQIKIDEKTGKVVDACFKTFGCGSAIASSSLATEMVKGKQMDEALTIKNSEIAKHLSLPPVKLHCSMLAEDAIKAAVKDYEAKRAKLANGAESSSVEKVSNA; from the exons ATGTTGAGGTTCAGTTCGAAGAGGCTTCTAGGGATTGCGTCTAAGGATTTGCCGTCACCGGCGGTTCAAATCGTTCCGCGTTTCTACCACGAGAGGGTTATTGATCACTACAACAACCCTCGAAACGTCGGATCGTTTGATAAGAATGATCCGACGGTTGGCACCGGTCTCGTCGGTGCGCCCGCCTGTGGTGATGTTATGAAGCTTCAGATCAAGATTGATGAGAAGACTGGTAAGGTTGTAGATGCTTGCTTCAAGACCTTCGGTTGCGGTTCTGCAATTGCTTCCTCGTCGTTGG CTACAGAAATGGTGAAAGGGAAGCAAATGGACGAAGCcttaaccataaaaaattC GGAAATAGCAAAACATCTCTCCCTACCACCTGTTAAGTTGCACTGCAGCATGCTTGCTGAGGATGCTATCAAGGCTGCTGTTAAAGATTATGAAGCCAAGCGTGCAAAATTGGCAAATGGTGCTGAATCTTCTTCCGTAGAGAAGGTTTCAAATGCTTAG